From a region of the Chlorocebus sabaeus isolate Y175 chromosome 23, mChlSab1.0.hap1, whole genome shotgun sequence genome:
- the IGIP gene encoding IgA-inducing protein homolog, which produces MCSYYHMKKRSVSGCNITIFAVMFSHLSAGNSPCGNQANVLCISRLEFVQYQS; this is translated from the coding sequence atgtgcagttatTATCACATGAAGAAACGCAGTGTGTCGGGCTGTAATATTACCATATTTGCTGTCATGTTCTCCCATCTAAGTGCTGGGAATTCACCATGTGGAAACCAAGCAAACGTGTTGTGCATCAGCCGGCTTGAGTTTGTTCAATATCAAAGCTGA